The Acidobacteriota bacterium genome has a window encoding:
- a CDS encoding DUF2332 domain-containing protein, producing MSDTTEHVRLRFRRFAEDECAGYSAAYFRLSHAVAQDDYLPKFIPLMPDQQPNLFFASVQYLTGATEMPMSRSELHRFVREHEIEIFQLMSSRRTQTNEVGRCAILLAAMPAGPLALVEVGASAGLCLMLDKYRYDYGSFQIGDSESPVRLRCRLRGYVRPRIMIPQIVWRCGLDTAPVDLDDPSDVRWLLACVWPDHPARRERLAAAIEVGRQQSLSVRHGDLVDDLPKVLDEAPTGATLVVFHSALFPYVSPERRQSFARIITKFSRHRDIVWISNEGARGSPHISSFAPPPAPLQFLLGRSIAHEGMQTANILGFAHPHGADLEWLAHGDGTM from the coding sequence GACACCACTGAGCACGTTCGACTGCGATTTCGACGGTTTGCGGAGGACGAGTGCGCTGGGTATTCTGCCGCCTACTTCCGGCTTTCCCACGCTGTCGCACAAGACGATTACCTGCCCAAGTTCATCCCCCTGATGCCGGACCAACAGCCCAACCTGTTCTTCGCGTCGGTGCAATACCTGACCGGTGCGACAGAAATGCCGATGAGCCGCTCGGAACTGCATCGCTTCGTCAGGGAGCATGAAATCGAGATCTTCCAGCTCATGAGTTCGCGCCGAACGCAGACGAATGAGGTCGGCCGCTGTGCGATATTGCTGGCGGCAATGCCCGCAGGCCCTCTGGCACTGGTCGAGGTGGGCGCAAGCGCGGGATTGTGCCTGATGTTGGACAAGTACAGATACGACTACGGATCGTTTCAGATTGGTGACAGCGAGTCCCCAGTCCGTCTACGTTGTCGTTTGCGCGGGTACGTACGCCCCCGAATCATGATTCCACAGATTGTGTGGCGTTGTGGACTCGACACGGCCCCGGTCGATCTTGATGATCCTTCTGACGTCCGCTGGCTGCTGGCTTGCGTCTGGCCCGACCACCCCGCCCGGCGCGAACGATTGGCGGCGGCAATTGAAGTGGGAAGGCAACAGTCGCTATCTGTTCGTCACGGTGATCTGGTTGATGATTTGCCGAAGGTCCTGGATGAGGCGCCGACCGGCGCGACGCTGGTCGTATTCCATTCCGCGCTGTTTCCGTACGTGAGCCCTGAGCGGCGCCAATCCTTTGCCCGGATCATTACAAAATTCTCGCGACACCGGGACATTGTCTGGATATCGAACGAAGGCGCCCGGGGATCTCCACATATCTCATCATTTGCGCCGCCTCCGGCACCGCTTCAATTCTTACTGGGACGGTCCATCGCCCACGAGGGGATGCAGACCG